CCGAGCAGGtgttccaagtggactccacgtgtcaccattctcgtgatgctaCGTGagagtgcaaaatttgggataacatttgcctcCAAACTCTGTACGGGACCTCtgaggttgcgtgtagacttcatccgagtTGCTTTTGCCTTCGGATGGGGACACATGTCGAGCgtgaccgttcgagactcgatgtgaagctgaccGGGCGTCCCTttcggctaataaatgctctgacaattaatattttgaaaactgattttctctctcaacggttgacggttgcactcgattacttttgatttcccatattcgtttTCAAGGCGGGAGGCTGAGGCGTCTGAGGTTTCTTTGAGACAGTTACCCCTTTTTgtgacttgcctataaatacccacAGCATTGGCACATAAACCCATTTCGTCACCCTTCTTTGCTAAGTAAGCTTCAGAGTAAAAAGGAAAATTTTCTGGCTTCAAAGTCGCTGAAGTGCCTTCATACAACTGATGGTTGGATAGACGTTTCTCGAACCCAGACACTCGAatcttgagtaagtttctgatcTCCTTTATGCTTATCTTTGCATGTATACATTTCGAATGCAATTTTCACTGTGCTGCAGAAAAAtgcttaggaaaccctagggttagAAACTTCTGCGATTCTTCTTTATCATGTCTTCATGTGAGTTTACAACCATAAAGCTTGTTTCTGAACTGCATTGCGTCCGTCTTTCATCTtacttattctaagcttcatgaacttttttcccctaactcaagaaaattttctgacttcttgagttctgacttttctttagacatagtcgttctttaatctgttgagtactcctggtcggcatatttgcttgtttatcgTTCGATATTCCGACCAACACTCATctcgtgtgttgtcttttgtagatgaactcaggtgagtcttgggaactTTGGACATCGGATCGACcaggatttgcttcaacttctgcaggAGGATCACCCTCGTCTTCGTTCTAGTCCTCCTTCTTCTAGTGAAGGACATTCTTCTGATCTTgtacccagccataggatgatggctcgtacaaagaaaaccacgcgtctggctgacgctaccgatcctcaagtggctcggctcGCCACTGCCCAGCGCCGAATAGGATTCAGCCGTCCCGATGGAGGAGGATCGTGAGggggacgctgaggtccagGAGGTTGAGGAGCTGGACGATGTGCGTCCCGACAGTCCCTACGAGgcggagggagaggaagaggaTGAACCCCCAAATTACGGGGGGTACAATGAGGCTGGGTagccagtcgatgctgacggagacgtcctggttgagggcgtggactacgtcagtgaggagcttgctgCGGCGGTTCCTCATAaaaggcagggtgccttgggcgccagaGGGGTAAGTCCTCTGTGAAAGATTACGGAGGCGCGCCTTCGAACTCTTGACCAGGGCGGACACCTGGAcgagctggactgctacattcTCGCCCACAATAATCGTGCCTCAAACCCTGACaaggggatgtgcgcctggtcgggggCCCATGGTCAGCAAGGAGCGTTGATGCTCTTGCATAAGTACTTCAAGGATGTGGCTGACTTCTTCGATCTCTGCCCGGCCCAAAtcactcctaagggcattaagtatttatctgccctcttcgtcctctacgcttcccaaGGATGGGTTACTCCTTCTCCTCACGAGGTTGCCTGATTCATCGATCTGTAGTCCACCCCAAAACAAGGCAGGTCAaggtacttctatttctctcagccaggcttcaagtggttgaccggCACGGATGacaaggccatcagcaaaatagggcGTTTTGCTGATGaatacttcatggtgaaggatccgagCATTGCCTGGACTCGGTTTTAGCAGATTCTGACATATCACCatcctcccctcactcttgctcttagggataaagctcaaaaacttgcccgGTTGCTGGGGGAAGACTGGAATATTATCCAGTTGACCTTCGATGATAATCTTGTGAGGTACGAGCTTTATCCCGAGGACTTTACTCCTAAGTCCGTAAcgaggaagaagaggaaatctgATGCTGGCCGGACCGAACGAACTCATTCggagaatgagttgattcaactgaagcgtgaagctaagttgaaAGGAGGTGCCAGGGCCAAACAATATGCTCAGGAGCCCTTGAATCCTAAAGATGAGGCCgaggaagagcaggtgactccattgaagaggaagaagaaactcccaaCCTCAACCAGGCCTATTGAACATgcaattcgcataagggagcccatttcacctgctCGGCCATCTCCTGCTGTGTTCGGAAAAGGGAAAGCCATCATGTCTGAGATAAGATCGATGttaggtgatgatggacttctgagtCTTGTGCGGGCGGTCACCTTGCATTTTACTTTGTTCTGTTCTTGAGCTTCTTAATTTTCTTGCTTTGTGTTTCTGATGGTTGTCTTCTAACCATACTGTTTTTGTTTTGTGCAGACATTTGtctgttgattttgacacgaattTGCTGAGTGCAGCGCTCCGTCCAGTTAAGCTTTGcacttctttggtttttgttggcgagttcatatccaggagggcttgaattttttctggattggcttcaattcctcagccattgacgatgaagcctagaaactttcccgagcgagttcatatctaggagggcttgaattttttctggattggcttcaattccttggccattgacgatgaagcctagaaactttcccgagctgactccaaaggatCATTTTAAGGGATTtatagtttcatgttgtactttctgaggactttgaagcatttttccaggtcgtctatgtgcccccagcctttctggatttgacgagcatgccatccacgtacacttccatattttgcccgatctggtctttaaacatcttgtttaccaatctttggtacgtagctccagcgttttttagaccaaacgacatgactttgtagcaatagagacccatatctgttcgaaaacttgtatgttcttggtctggcggatgcattttgatttgattgtagcctgaataagcatccatgaagcttaaaattTTGTGTCATGTTGTTGCGtctacgagctgatcgattcttggaagtggaaaacagtcttagggcatgctttgttgaggtctgtgaaatcaatacagactcgccatttcttgtttggATTGGGTACGAGTACGGGATTCAcgacccaagccgggtaaaaagcttcaattatgaagttgttgttgcgcaggttttcaacttcatctttcagggctactgctcgaTCTTTATCCAACAACCTTCGTTTTTGTTGAACTGGCCGgatgttaggatcgatattcagaacatgtgaaacaatagaagggtcgattccgaccatatctgcatgtgaccaggcaaaaacatctaggtttgctctctgaaattttatcaactctgattttacttcgagcaacaaaccctttccaatttttagctttctggccgggatagctggatcgatctcgatctcttctaattcttccacaggtccaacattgctgcttgggtccccaagtcgaggatccacatcttcatcctcgccttgggaagtttcctacttgggaatgttttttcCCGTGTCTGGGCTCTGACtggaggatatttccttcttagccttggccactacaaggttgtaacattcccgagcagattgctggtttaagacaccctaccccattctttgttgagaacttcaggcacgagtgaaatattgatgtgacagcttttaagtcatacaggGAGCCGAATTTGTCttagaggtgcaactccttgaccggagaaaccatagataGGTTGGAGGCATGGAGTTAAATCCTTGAGTTGGAGTCCCATCCTTTCGTAAGCAGCCTTGAACAAAATTTTTGAAGAAgctccattatcgatcatggttctgcCCACCATTTTATTtactatctggacttccacgaccggCGGGTCGTTGTGGGGAAATCTAATTTTGACAACGTCTTCATCATTGaaagttatggttggctctcctgctcgtggaactttaggcttcctttcttccatggcaaggatgacttcttcttgctcgtgctgTGCTGTCCGGGAATAGCACAGCAATGTGtgggcctccaatgatgacttgtAAGTGTCCATCTACTGGTGGAGGTAGCAGATCTTGGTTGTTCTGACCTTGGTtggtcttgacatacttctgcaaGTGCAGATTGTTTttctttattagaaatttaatttcctGCTTCAGATTGTAACATTCGTTAGTGTAGTAgccgtagtctccgtggaaccgacaaaacttcgtcatgtcccttttgttggtatctttcttcatgggcccgggcttcttgtacgggattaacgactgagttgccatatatacactctctatatcttcagtcaaaatagtgaatgcagtgtatttggcatgatcacggggagtctgtcTGGATTTATCagtgaactttcctttcttcccgttttcttgcttgtggttgtttcTTGAATGCTTACCACTTGAGATTAAATTATTGGAATAGCTAGGAAGTTGGGCGGATGACCCAGTGGAAGGAGCCTTCGACTTGCCCGACTTTTGTTCACCTTttgctcgttgaatggcttcttcaagcttgatgaagccttcggctcggtcaaggaaatcactcattgagtctaccggcccgttcttccttatatctttccaaagttcaccgaggacttcaatgccccctagtatcgcggataactttccatcctcggttacccgtgaaactttggtcgcttccgtcatgaatctgctgatgtatgcccggagtggctTGCCTGTTCGTTgctttacttcgaccaaatctcccaaATGCAACGGTAGCTGGCGCGAGGAGGAGAATTGcgcatggaattccgaagagaaagttttccatgaactaaactttccaggagccaacttAAAATGCCATTGCTGTGTGGCTTCCGACAGAGTggcggggaagattctgcagcaTACATCCCCCCGTACTCCTtttaaatccatttgcatctcaaagtacttgagatgggaaaaaggatcttctctcccagtatacatcttccacgttggcattttgaacttgtgagGCAGTGGTAGGAGATTAATCTCTGGTGAGAATGGAGTTCCGCGAGctcggtctaactcaagatcattatTACGCTTTCTagccatgccatgaaacatatttttcaatttgtcAAGCTGGGCTGACCTGCTCGGCATTCTGGTCGATTTGGATTACGTCAGCgtctttctgagcggggatttgagtatgggctccAGGCTGCACGATCGTTGCAGTATTCTGCTCAtctgttccccttcttctgtttagattgttccttaggtcatgggtttCTCCCAACCTTTCGAACAAAGAAGAGCCCGGTTGCCTTAGCGATTGATTCACTTGGTTGACGGGTGGAATAGCACCATTAGTCTGGTTGGAACCGTCAGGTAtgactcctcctgatgaattaccGGACAAGGTCTGCTCGCCTACCGCTGGGCTCACGAGCGAAACTCGTAAGTGGGGATTGGGGGGCTGACCATTAGTAGTCTGGGAAGTATTCATCATTGGGTCCTCTTCCGTTTCTCCCAGGGGAATGACATTCGACGATTGCTGacctacagtttggtaggctcttcgtatcagtACGGTGGCTTGCTGACTACgtatggtgagcccttaatgtcTCCATCTCTTTATCTCTCAATTCAGAGAACATACGCCTTTGTTCGTCAAACGCGAGATTTACTGCAGCACGCAGTTcgtcctgatcatgatgcagagtgttgttatgaccctgcatgagtccgagcGCGTCGTGGAGATTTTGCAATTTGGTTGCGTCTCCGATGGTCGTCTGGGCATTGGTTCCAGGCAAAATAGTCGTATCATGGATGCCCTGGTTGGGTGCGaaactgttattcccagtctcttgcacaccaggcgcaatTCCAGTAATAGGAGCTTTTCCACCATTCACCACGCTTCCCGTCTATCCGGGATTAATAGCAGGCGGAAcccttgaacttcatgggtccTGTAGTGCcggatccagcgtctgtgaATTCGTTGGGTCAGACAGGCCTCTACaagtttgcaccatcgtgttGGCGGTTGAGTATTGAATAAAGAGCGATTTGTGatccttctctcaatgaaagcatcaaaatgttgacttcgcttttagctaacgacaatgagtctattttataagcgataaacgatatgtagtAACAGATATATgataaagaaataataagacacaggaattttatagaggttcagccctgagcatttcggtaatagcctaatcctcgttgtttgtattgacttaagatcaaggaagaagattccttttcttatagctcttacaacagtatctctcaATAtagaattcttagataataatatagtcttagcttagctgcttttcgaccgatcgatccctttgcccagtgaatatgcatcaccatttatagggttgggaaacttgaggaggaagagtttctcctctcgttacaatgcgcataaacagaaagatcgtgggatcaatgctgaatgtaaggatcgtgggattgaggctgaatacactgatagtgggatcgtgtgtatgccgtaTCTACATAAATTGATccttgagttatagggattgagctgatgactcatgatgcgaaagctgaattcgctaagtgttgattgcTCTGCACTTTGCTGAATATCTTAATCTGAACATGCCatcgaggcatcctgctcgccCTATCTTCCCGAGCAGGtgttccaagtggactccacgtgtcaccattctcgtgatgccacgttagAGTGCAAAATATGGGATAACAATACCTATCTCAAAAGTACTAAGGGCCTATTTGGTATGCAtgactggattggattagacaaGCTAATTTGTTCAATCGAGTGTTTGGGCATGGCagaagtctggataactaatcTAGCTAATCTCATCTGTCTAGGATTATTAATCCCAtccagcagggtgggataaataatcccatgcagatgatattttttttcgtttttctttttaattttgattttattaatatattttaaattttataagaatttaaatgaaagaattatcacacatttatttataaatttttttatcaaaaacttaaataataaaaatgtataattttaaattattatacataagttttcaaaatttaaaatattgttaattaaacaatagttacttaaattgattctaagagaaataatatgacaataaaattatatattaattttaaattactagaaaatttataaaaatattttaaaaaaataatatttatattaaattagtgtttaacataaataattttatattattcatgtatttttattttatataggataaattattttatttacttttataatttaactttttttcttactgtgaattattcattttttaattgtttattattatatattttaattttaatttaatattatatatttttattttaatttaagtttcatttttaaaaaaaaggaaataaataaaatagtctagtctattcttaaaccaaacacaggattactttcagcataatccaatcttgtccatgttggaagttattttaccaggaacttagatctactcacaagtatgttgatttaacaacctaaatatgaacttctaaaacgatagaaaattaaacacataagagtatcagaaatcttacagtgattgcagcggaatatatgtctcctcccactcagatctctaacccttgattcctttctgtagcagagtataatcaagatctgagcccgatagtccttctttgttgtttctgaattctacacagccttcctcactatgattgaggtattacttgatgtgtgtgggcactactctagcacttatacatttcgaaacagtgaaggaagagagagagagagggtggcagctcagagagagaaaattctgtcagaataatgttgtgaatcaGTTGTAGAGTTGTtttcaactctgaagcctttgccttctatttatagaagactacccagggctatgattgacatttagaattgaaaaaatcaaagagaaaaggaagcttaagtggccagcctaggcattgtggaaacaaggcttgccacttttccaactttccttttcctacactgatagtttcctgttttgtcacaaactgccaattcctttgttcaaccacataaatgtcaaatctaattatttaataattaaaattaattatcaaataatatattgtcatttattttattaataatgaaactaattaaagtttcctaattaataaatatgcccttcaaaatctctatttactgttttgcccttaataagtgataaattctcaaatagacaagtctatcttgagaatttttaattgattaattaaattcaattaaatgagtcttacaagtaatattatctcaactagtgaggggaccatgggtctatatatccgagcttccaataagcaggtctagaatttaccacttaaattcactgacttattaattcttcgttgaatccagacatagaactcagaattgcactctcagtatatagaatgctctatatgttccaccatatagacacatcattagttatccattgttataatcctaatgtaaccaatgatcctctatatggatgatttacactgtaaagggactaaattactgtaacaccctacaatgtattttatccttaaaacacttaaccctgtataaatgatatttcaactaagtgaaatgagtactcaatcatttatctcgtttggttaagctcgaaggaaatcaccctttgcttactattcgccagatagaagctatagattctatatttatgttagcgctcccactcaatcgcactaccgtgttcccaaaatgtatgtattgcccagactaaagattaggcttaactaacaaatcaaagaacacgaataatactcttgaaattgagcctaaccatatcaggatttcgatcatgtgatctaggatcaacttatgatattgaattgaatagatatttacggtaagtttcaaaaatctaattcaaagttcaatatcggtccattccaatgcatactccatgcatccaacctgagctttactttaacctatgttctggaaagaacataacatttctccaaatgtaagtaaactctgttgtagattgtcatatcagtaaaacccagtgttctgataaatctaggaatactttattcatatagtcatgtttattttccactgtgttgacaacacaataaacatgatcaagtatgtgaaaaggggtttggatgaatttataaatcaaatagacaagcaattgattaagtgaaccaaaacatacacaagtgaatgaaaaattacttctgttactttattgatattgaataatctggattacattgaaacagagttttatttagggcatcaaACCCAACAGTCCAGTCTAGTCCAATCAGGGGCGGATGTATGTTTTGGAGTGTAGAGGCCATGGCCCCCCTAGGATTATAGTAGTCTACTGCCtatttttatatgtaattttttttaattaatatgtatattataatatatggtGGTCCcatcaaaattaaataattgtttatttaaaaaaaaaaggaaatagtTGAATATATAAAGTAATGTCACTACTTATACGGCTATACCAACTTTATTTACTATATATATTGTGCATATATGAAATTGAGCCCTTCTTTCGAAAAGTGGGCGCCACTCGCCAGAGTTAGAGGGTGCAATCAGAATagcttgtttcttttttttttctaagtcatttattgttatttttttaaaaataaaaaaaaaaaaacgaaactaaaaaattttaaaaaaaccttCAAAATAGATAATTAGGTATTATTATTCTCTTCTTCCTCTCTCATAGATATTTAGGTATTActaatctcttcttcttctcttattCATATCTATTACATGAGCCACCATTTTATAACAATTTTACAAGAATAAATTCAAGAGCAGTCTACATCAAAGAACAGTGGCAGATATCAAATAACAAGTAAAGGTATCTTATAGAAAATGATATATGCATTTTAAATATTCAATTCAAATTTCAATCTTGTTCTTTCTCTcaaatattatgtatataaatagtTGATATAACTttaattgtcatttattttttattataaatatatatatatatatatatatatatataaattgagtAGGTGCCTTACAGTGAAAAGAAATAATtctactaattaattttttttggtctgAAGTGAtagattaatataaaaatatatacatacatatacacatgTTATAATGCTATAAGCTCTTTTTATTGTTATagttttgtttattaattattatagatAAGATTttgttaataatattaatatgtataGTTCTTCTTAATtgtagatgaaaaaatcaactacaATTGATGCATTCTTTAAAAGAAAGAATGTTGAAGTTTCAACATCTGATGTCTCATCAAATCTATCAGTGGATGTAGATCATAAGAATTCAAAAAATCGCCCAACAAAGTCTTTAAGACTTGACATTAAAGAAGGATTTGATATTAATTTATTGGAGCGTGATCCGGGAATACGCCCGCTAATATGGGAGTATCCACCAGAGAAGCGTGACGAAGTTCGCAGAGCTTACATTAAAGCTGGTCCATATCAGATTATACTCTCTAGCTATCAAAAATCAGAAGAAGCTCATTCACGTTCTTTTCAGTCATCTTGGTTTAAGCTATTTCCATCTTGGTTGGAATATTCTCCTAAAGTAGATGCTGCATTTTGTCTACCATGCTTTTTATTTCACTCTAAAGATGCACCTCCTAGATTGGATGCATTTACTATTAATGGATTTCGATCATGAAAAAAGGTAAGAGGAAAAAATTGTGCATTTTTAGCACATATTGGAGACGATATAAATTCACCTCATAGAAATTCTGAGAAAGCAGTTGCAGATCTCATGAACCAACCAATACATATTGGAAGAAGGTTTGCAAACTTCACATCACAAGAAATTGCTGACAATAGACTTCGTTTGAAAACATCAATTGAGGGGATTAGGTAGCTTGCATTTCAAGCATGCCCTTTTAGATGTCATAATGAATCTAAAACTTCAATTAATCGGGGAAACTTTTTAGAGTTATTGAGTTTCATAACTTCCTATAATGATAAGGTAGCGGAAGTTTTGGATAAAGCTCCACGAAATGCCACATATACATCACCAACAACGCAAAAACAAATTTTGCATGTATTGGGAAATAAAGTGAGAAACGCGATTCGTGAAGAAATTAGTGATGCAAAATTTTCTATAATAGTTGATGAAGCACGAGATGAATCTAAGAAAGAGCAAATGTCAATTGTTTTAAGATTTATTGATAAAGATGGTTATGTGCAAGAACGtttttttgggcttattcatgTCAAAGACACTGCTGCTATAACATTAAAAGAAGGTATTTTCTCTATACTCTCTAATTATAGTCTTGATGTTCAATCTATTCGTGGACAAGGTTATGATGGCGCAAGTAATATGCGCAGACAATGGAATGGTTTGCAAGCTTTAATTTCAAGTGAATGTCCTTATGCTTACTATGTTCATTGTTTTGTACATCGTTTGCAATTAGCATTAGTTGCTGCATCTAGAGAAGTTATTCCTGTCCATCAATTTTTTACAAAGTTAAACTCTATTGTTAATATTGTTGGTGCTTCATGTAAACGCAATGACCAACTAAAAGCTGCTCAGGCTACAAATATTGCTCATTTACTTGAGATTGATGAACTAGAAAGTGGGAAAGGACTCAATCAAATTGGTTCTTTACAAAGGGCAGGTGATACTCGTTGGAGTTCTCATTTGAAATCTATTTCTAGTTTGATAAAGATGTTTAGTGCAACATGTGAAGTTTTATTGAATATTATTGAAGATGGTACTACTTTTGCTCAACGAGGAGATGCGGATGCAGCTTATGAGTCATTAACTTCTTTTGAATTTGTTTTCATTTTGCATCTTATGAAAAAAATTCTGGAGATTGCTAATATACTATGTCAAGCTTTACAACTTCAGTCTCAAGATATTTTAAATGCAATGCATCTTGTTTCATCTACTAAGACTCGCATTCAGAAATTGAGAGAAGATGGATGGGATGAATTAGTTTATGAGGTGAAATCTTTTTGTGAACGTGTTAATATACCTGTCCCAGATTTTAATGCTCACTATACTACAAAAAGAGGAAGAAGTCGTGGTCAACAAGATGCAATTACAGTGGAGCATTATTATAGAGTTGATCTTTTTAATTCAGTGATAGACTTTCAACTATAAGAATTAAACAACAAATTCAATGATAATACAGTGGAGTTACTCATTCTTAGTTCAGCTTTAGATCCGAGAGAGATGCACACATCATTCAGAATTAATGATATTTGCAAGTTGGTACAAAAATTTTACCCAAGAGATTTTACAGAATACGAGATGGTACAACTAAGGACGCAATTTGAACATTTTGCTCATGAACGAGAACTTCCTGATTTTTCTGTTTTGGCAACTATTTCTGATTTATGTCAGTGGTTGGTAAAAACTAGAAAAGTAGAGATTTTTCCAATTGTCTATAAAGTGATAACTCTTATTCTTACACTTCCAGTTTCTACAGCTACCACAGAACGATCTTTTTCAGCTATGAATATAGTGAAGACTACAC
This Cannabis sativa cultivar Pink pepper isolate KNU-18-1 chromosome 6, ASM2916894v1, whole genome shotgun sequence DNA region includes the following protein-coding sequences:
- the LOC115695278 gene encoding uncharacterized protein LOC115695278, with product MVVWALVPGKIVVSWMPWLGAKLLFPVSCTPGAIPVIGAFPPFTTLPVYPGLIAGGTLELHGSCSAGSSVCEFVGSDRPLQMKKSTTIDAFFKRKNVEVSTSDVSSNLSVDVDHKNSKNRPTKSLRLDIKEGFDINLLERDPGIRPLIWEYPPEKRDEVRRAYIKAGPYQIILSSYQKSEEAHSRSFQSSWFKLFPSWLEYSPKVAEVLDKAPRNATYTSPTTQKQILHVLGNKVRNAIREEISDAKFSIIVDEARDESKKEQMSIVLRFIDKDGYVQERFFGLIHVKDTAAITLKEGIFSILSNYSLDVQSIRGQGYDGASNMRRQWNGLQALISSECPYAYYVHCFVHRLQLALVAASREVIPVHQFFTKLNSIVNIVGASCKRNDQLKAAQATNIAHLLEIDELESGKGLNQIGSLQRAGDTRWSSHLKSISSLIKMFSATCEVLLNIIEDGTTFAQRGDADAAYESLTSFEFVFILHLMKKILEIANILCQALQLQSQDILNAMHLVSSTKTRIQKLREDGWDELVYEVKSFCERVNIPVPDFNAHYTTKRGRSRGQQDAITVEHYYRVDLFNSVIDFQL